The following coding sequences lie in one Lolium perenne isolate Kyuss_39 chromosome 2, Kyuss_2.0, whole genome shotgun sequence genomic window:
- the LOC127333495 gene encoding uncharacterized protein isoform X3 has product MASRRKREAELRRLAQVKNRRRCWPRGANAKEEARLAEVGREEAARQRAADVVPGELLVTQQEVEVEAATVVLAATDAKEEARLAEVWREEAAAEDGVPGDLLAMLWEARCATVQQCKEASHVVKLERRFKERVPEESVSTVGEVG; this is encoded by the exons ATGGCGAGCAGGAGGAAGAGGGAGGCGGAGCTGCGCCGGCTTGCCCAGGTGAAGAATAGGAggcggtgctggccgcgcggcgcgAACGCGAAGGAGGAGGCGCGCCTGGCCGAGGTCGgacgggaggaggcggcgcggcagcGGGCGGCGGACGTGGTCCCCGGGGAGCTTCTCGTGACGCAGCAGGAGGTTGAGGTCGAGGCAGCGACGGTGGTGCTGGCCGCGACGGACGCGAAGGAGGAGGCGCGCCTGGCTGAGGTCtggcgggaggaggcggcggcggaggacgggGTTCCCGGGGATCTCCTCGCCATGCTGTGGGAGGCCAGGTGTGCCACGGTGCAGCAGTGCAAGGAGGCCTCGCACGTCGTCAAGCTCGAGAGGCGGTTCAAG GAGCGCGTCCCGGAGGAGTCCGTCAGCACGGTCGGCGAg GTGGGGTAA
- the LOC127333495 gene encoding uncharacterized protein isoform X2 yields MASRRKREAELRRLAQVKNRRRCWPRGANAKEEARLAEVGREEAARQRAADVVPGELLVTQQEVEVEAATVVLAATDAKEEARLAEVWREEAAAEDGVPGDLLAMLWEARCATVQQCKEASHVVKLERRFKERVPEESVSTVGEMRPQVG; encoded by the exons ATGGCGAGCAGGAGGAAGAGGGAGGCGGAGCTGCGCCGGCTTGCCCAGGTGAAGAATAGGAggcggtgctggccgcgcggcgcgAACGCGAAGGAGGAGGCGCGCCTGGCCGAGGTCGgacgggaggaggcggcgcggcagcGGGCGGCGGACGTGGTCCCCGGGGAGCTTCTCGTGACGCAGCAGGAGGTTGAGGTCGAGGCAGCGACGGTGGTGCTGGCCGCGACGGACGCGAAGGAGGAGGCGCGCCTGGCTGAGGTCtggcgggaggaggcggcggcggaggacgggGTTCCCGGGGATCTCCTCGCCATGCTGTGGGAGGCCAGGTGTGCCACGGTGCAGCAGTGCAAGGAGGCCTCGCACGTCGTCAAGCTCGAGAGGCGGTTCAAG GAGCGCGTCCCGGAGGAGTCCGTCAGCACGGTCGGCGAg ATGCGACCACAGGTGGGGTAA
- the LOC127333495 gene encoding uncharacterized protein isoform X1: protein MASRRKREAELRRLAQVKNRRRCWPRGANAKEEARLAEVGREEAARQRAADVVPGELLVTQQEVEVEAATVVLAATDAKEEARLAEVWREEAAAEDGVPGDLLAMLWEARCATVQQCKEASHVVKLERRFKERVPEESVSTVGEQMRPQVG from the exons ATGGCGAGCAGGAGGAAGAGGGAGGCGGAGCTGCGCCGGCTTGCCCAGGTGAAGAATAGGAggcggtgctggccgcgcggcgcgAACGCGAAGGAGGAGGCGCGCCTGGCCGAGGTCGgacgggaggaggcggcgcggcagcGGGCGGCGGACGTGGTCCCCGGGGAGCTTCTCGTGACGCAGCAGGAGGTTGAGGTCGAGGCAGCGACGGTGGTGCTGGCCGCGACGGACGCGAAGGAGGAGGCGCGCCTGGCTGAGGTCtggcgggaggaggcggcggcggaggacgggGTTCCCGGGGATCTCCTCGCCATGCTGTGGGAGGCCAGGTGTGCCACGGTGCAGCAGTGCAAGGAGGCCTCGCACGTCGTCAAGCTCGAGAGGCGGTTCAAG GAGCGCGTCCCGGAGGAGTCCGTCAGCACGGTCGGCGAg CAGATGCGACCACAGGTGGGGTAA
- the LOC127333494 gene encoding uncharacterized protein isoform X1, with product MDSKHSNKTHSVGWSIGETVVYVGMLLRCRCDGSFLPVDQAVLVVSLIAGRLELMLPSVFCRCCGFLPWTTSWASIMQRCKIVNDGFTLKQFICRYSSKGLCEFPLRCFKYRVSTLPQKEVQQSLNLMITHEDIGRGLSLILEANGLELKQSASGWDPTEISIKHEE from the exons ATGGATTCTAAGCATTCAAATAAAACACACAGCGTCGGTTGGAGCATCGGTGAAACCGTTGTGTATGTTGGTATGCTACTTCGATGCCGATGTGATGGTTCTTTCCTCCCTGTTGATCAAGCTGTCCTAGTTGTCTCACTCATCGCTGGCCGCCTTGAATTGATGCTTCCCTCCGTCTTTTGTCG TTGTTGCGGTTTTCTCCCATGGACCACAAGCTGGGCAAGTATTATGCAAAGGTGCAAG ATTGTCAATGATGGCTTCACCCTAAAGCAG TTCATCTGTCGATATTCTTCCAAAGGCTTGTGTGAATTTCCTCTTCGGTGTTTCAAATACCGTGTTTCTACTCTCCCACAAAAAGAAGTACAACAGAGTCTTAATTTAATGATAACGCATGAGGATATCGGAAGAG GACTATCTCTGATTTTGGAAGCTAATGGACTAG AGCTAAAGCAATCTGCCAGTGGTTGGGATCCTACTGAGATTAGTATAAAGCATGAAGAATGA
- the LOC127333494 gene encoding uncharacterized protein isoform X2 → MDSKHSNKTHSVGWSIGETVVYVGMLLRCRCDGSFLPVDQAVLVVSLIAGRLELMLPSVFCRCCGFLPWTTSWASIMQRCKIVNDGFTLKQFICRYSSKGLCEFPLRCFKYRVSTLPQKEVQQSLNLMITHEDIGRAFFQSGY, encoded by the exons ATGGATTCTAAGCATTCAAATAAAACACACAGCGTCGGTTGGAGCATCGGTGAAACCGTTGTGTATGTTGGTATGCTACTTCGATGCCGATGTGATGGTTCTTTCCTCCCTGTTGATCAAGCTGTCCTAGTTGTCTCACTCATCGCTGGCCGCCTTGAATTGATGCTTCCCTCCGTCTTTTGTCG TTGTTGCGGTTTTCTCCCATGGACCACAAGCTGGGCAAGTATTATGCAAAGGTGCAAG ATTGTCAATGATGGCTTCACCCTAAAGCAG TTCATCTGTCGATATTCTTCCAAAGGCTTGTGTGAATTTCCTCTTCGGTGTTTCAAATACCGTGTTTCTACTCTCCCACAAAAAGAAGTACAACAGAGTCTTAATTTAATGATAACGCATGAGGATATCGGAAGAG CATTTTTCCAGTCTGGTTATTGA
- the LOC127333494 gene encoding uncharacterized protein isoform X3, producing the protein MDHKLGKYYAKIVNDGFTLKQFICRYSSKGLCEFPLRCFKYRVSTLPQKEVQQSLNLMITHEDIGRGLSLILEANGLELKQSASGWDPTEISIKHEE; encoded by the exons ATGGACCACAAGCTGGGCAAGTATTATGCAAAG ATTGTCAATGATGGCTTCACCCTAAAGCAG TTCATCTGTCGATATTCTTCCAAAGGCTTGTGTGAATTTCCTCTTCGGTGTTTCAAATACCGTGTTTCTACTCTCCCACAAAAAGAAGTACAACAGAGTCTTAATTTAATGATAACGCATGAGGATATCGGAAGAG GACTATCTCTGATTTTGGAAGCTAATGGACTAG AGCTAAAGCAATCTGCCAGTGGTTGGGATCCTACTGAGATTAGTATAAAGCATGAAGAATGA